Proteins encoded in a region of the Rutidosis leptorrhynchoides isolate AG116_Rl617_1_P2 chromosome 9, CSIRO_AGI_Rlap_v1, whole genome shotgun sequence genome:
- the LOC139867853 gene encoding uncharacterized protein, whose translation MQQAIDWFSWLSKTGLEPSLVYEYGMSFSRNELEEDDIAYFNHEFLQSMGISIAKHRLEILKLAMKQKGSNGSHPMSKFIFAMKKTKRTLAKYIRTLVHRDDSSALVLVRKSYGSKWKGTMLRRNKRLVTFKQATPTLLLTNGNHKGNSIRINSLSNPLVYEIRYDQERKDGDDHESHDEEDGGDDYWTGGGVQEIKWDTMFQNLKPT comes from the coding sequence ATGCAGCAAGCCATTGACTGGTTTTCTTGGCTATCAAAAACCGGGCTCGAACCTTCACTTGTATACGAATACGGGATGTCTTTCTCTCGAAACGAGCTAGAAGAAGACGATATAGCTTATTTCAATCACGAATTCCTTCAAAGTATGGGAATCTCAATAGCCAAACATAGGTTAGAGATACTCAAACTTGCAATGAAACAAAAAGGATCAAATGGTTCACACCCCATGTCAAAATTCATTTTCGCTATGAAGAAAACAAAGAGGACATTGGCTAAGTACATTCGAACATTGGTGCACCGTGACGATTCATCGGCCTTGGTCTTGGTTCGTAAAAGTTATGGTTCAAAGTGGAAAGGGACCATGTTAAGAAGAAACAAAAGATTGGTCACTTTTAAACAAGCTACTCCTACTCTTTTGCTCACTAATGGAAACCATAAGGGCAATAGTATTAGAATAAATAGCTTATCGAACCCGTTGGTTTATGAAATTCGATATGATCAAGAAAGAAAAGATGGTGATGATCATGAGAGTCATGATGAAGAAGATGGTGGTGACGATTATTGGACCGGTGGTGGTGTTCAAGAGATCAAATGGGATACCATGTTTCAGAATTTGAAACCTACTTGA
- the LOC139866644 gene encoding protein NUCLEAR FUSION DEFECTIVE 4-like: MPELKAGSRPPWVGLAAAVWVQIASGNAYSFPLYSHALKSVLGLSQQQLTILGVANDFGENVGILPGIASNKYPPWVVLSIGVLASFFGYGVIWLAVSETVHNMPYWVLWIALVVATNSSAWLGTAVLVTNMRNFPLSRGTVAGILKGYVGLSAAVFTEVYTMVLKGSASSLLLFFTLGIPIICLALMYYVRPCTPASEADPSETAHFLFTQIASLFLAVFLLTTTILKDVMTISDTLSYTFVVIMVVLLVAPLAIPVKMTLFPSSKKFNRPVSSSDNLTTVMDPLMTPSSSDTNLTKLNDGEGMSEVDVLLAVGEGAIKLKKKRRPRRGEDFTFREAVVKADFWLLWFVYFLGVGSGVTVLNNLAQIGVSLGFDDTTTLLSLFSFGNFLGRLGGGVVSEYFVRLNAIPRTILTTVTQIIMVMTYLTYASAINGTLYIATALLGICYGVQFGVMIPTCSELFGLKNFGLIFNFMGLGNPIGALLFSGMLAGYVYDTEEAKQGGSTCVGPDCFRLTFFVLAGVCCVSALLSVVLTVRIRPVYHMLYAGGSFRLPQSAGH; encoded by the exons ATGCCGGAGTTAAAAGCAGGAAGCCGGCCACCGTGGGTGGGTCTAGCAGCCGCCGTGTGGGTCCAGATTGCTTCCGGCAACGCTTACTCATTCCCACTTTACTCACATGCTTTGAAATCAGTATTGGGTTTATCACAACAACAACTTACAATTCTTGGTGTTGCAAATGATTTTGGGGAAAATGTTGGTATACTTCCGGGCATTGCATCTAATAAATACCCACCATGGGTTGTTCTCTCAATCGGTGTTCTTGCTTCTTTTTTTGGTTATGGTGTCATTTGGCTTGCTGTTAGTGAAACAGTTCACAATATGCCTTACTGGGTT TTATGGATTGCGCTTGTTGTTGCGACCAACAGCAGTGCATGGTTGGGGACCGCAGTGCTCGTAACCAACATGCGTAATTTCCCGCTCAGTCGGGGTACAGTTGCCGGTATTCTAAAAGGTTATGTTGGACTCAGTGCTGCAGTTTTCACCGAGGTTTATACAATGGTGCTAAAAGGATCAGCGTCTTCTTTATTACTCTTCTTTACACTCGGGATCCCTATTATATGTTTAGCTTTAATGTATTACGTTCGCCCATGTACTCCTGCTTCCGAAGCCGACCCGTCCGAAACCGCCCATTTTCTATTCACACAAATCGCAAGTCTTTTTCTTGCGGTTTTTTTATTAACAACCACGATATTGAAAGACGTTATGACTATAAGTGATACATTATCGTACACATTTGTTGTGATTATGGTGGTTCTTTTAGTTGCGCCTCTTGCGATTCCCGTTAAGATGACTTTATTCCCATCGAGCAAGAAATTTAACCGACCCGTTAGTTCTTCAGATAATTTAACGACCGTTATGGATCCGTTAATGACTCCGTCATCGTCCGATACGAATTTAACGAAACTTAACGACGGTGAAGGTATGTCGGAGGTGGATGTGCTACTCGCGGTTGGAGAAGGTGCGATAAAACTTAAGAAGAAAAGGAGACCGAGAAGAGGTGAGGATTTTACGTTTCGTGAAGCAGTTGTGAAGGCCGATTTTTGGCTTTTGTGGTTTGTTTATTTTCTTGGTGTTGGGTCGGGTGTTACTGTTCTTAATAATTTGGCCCAAATTGGAGTTTCGCTTGGGTTTGATGATACGACTACACTGTTGAGTCTATTCAGTTTCGGAAATTTTCTCGGACGTCTTGGTGGAGGCGTTGTTTCGGAGTATTTTGTAAG GTTGAACGCGATTCCACGCACAATTTTGACGACTGTAACTCAAATAATTATGGTGATGACGTATCTTACATACGCCTCAGCTATAAACGGTACACTCTATATCGCAACAGCGTTACTCGGAATCTGTTACGGTGTTCAGTTCGGTGTTATGATCCCGACATGTTCCGAGCTTTTCGGATTAAAAAATTTCGGTCTTATTTTCAACTTCATGGGACTAGGTAACCCCATCGGGGCTCTGTTATTTTCTGGGATGCTTGCCGGTTATGTTTATGATACAGAGGAAGCTAAACAAGGTGGGTCCACATGCGTGGGTCCCGACTGTTTCAGACTCACATTTTTTGTTCTTGCTGGTGTGTGTTGTGTGAGTGCACTTTTGAGTGTTGTATTAACCGTCAGGATTCGACCCGTTTATCATATGCTTTATGCTGGTGGTTCGTTTCGTTTGCCTCAGAGTGCAGGTCATTGA